The genomic interval CTACTCTATTGCGCACTATACATATGGTCTCCTTACTATTTTAAAAATCAAACTTTTAAATTATCTAATATATTGTATCACACTATTACATGCTGGGCAATCGTGGTAACGGAAGTTTCCACCAGGGTGTTTTTTCTTTCTCATTATCAGACGGCTCTGCTTTTTCCTTTGGTTGATTTTTAGGACGAATTTGGGTATCAATAACTATAGGTTCTGTTCCCTTAACAAAGGCACTGTACTCGATCTCTAAACACCCAGGTGTAGCCCTTTTACCAGAGTCCGTACAAATCGGTATATTAGTTACTACATTGGGGGGGATAGTAAAAGTTGTCGGTTTAGTGCCGCTGACTACTTGTGTCATCATTTTTCCCCACAATCCCGCTACCTGGGTACCTGAAATACCAACTGGTGTCCTATTATCATTTCCAACATAAATGCCAACTAATAATTCAGGCGTGTACCCCATAAACCAGGCTGTTTCATAATTATCAGTTGTTCCTGTTTTACCAGCTGCCATACGCCCAATATTAGCAGGTGTACCCGTACCATCTTCAATGACACTTTGTAACATGTTTGTTAAAATATAGGCAACTTCGCTACTAAGTACAGATTGCTGTGTTATATGCGCCTCTTCTAACAACTGATCATTTTCATCAAGTACTTTCAAAATCGATATTGGCCTAGATACTATACCGCCATTTGCAAAAGCAGTATAAGCAGTTGCCATTTCAAACAAATTAACACCCTGTGTTAAGCCACCCAAAGCAGTAGCTAAATTATTATCTTGTGGAACTAAAGTGGTGATCCCCATATTCTTCGCCAAATCAAGTACTTTATCAATTCCCACCTGCTGTCCAAGCTTCACAGATGCTACATTGACTGACAAGCGAATTGCTTTTTTTAAGGTGATTGGTCCATGGAATTTTTTATCATAATTTTGTGGAGCATACCCGTTAATATTAATCGGTTGATCAATAATAACTGAATTGGCAGTCAATCCTTGACTAAGGGCAACAGCATATACGAATGGTTTAAAAGCAGAGCCTGGCTGACGTACTTCTACCATGGTTCTATTTAGTTGACTTTCTTCATAACTACGTCCACCTACCATAGCTTTGATATATCCCGTACGAGGATCAAGTGCTAATACCCCACCTTGATACTGGCCTAGGACTGCTTCGGCCCCCTGCTGGACAACACTATCTAGTGTTGTATAAACTTTTAAGCCGCCCTTATATACCCGGTTGGCACCATACCGTCCAACAAGTTCATTCGCAACATAATCAAGAAAATAAGATGCCTGTACCACTCTTTTCTTTTTGCCGATTAATACGATAGATTGTCTTTGTGCTTCTTCGGCTTGCTTTTGTGTAACATACCCTTCCTTCACCATACCAGCGAGGACAGTCTTCCTACGTTCCAAAGCTGCCTGATTATCAATATATGGCGAATAAAGATTTGGTCCACGTGGCAACCCTGCCAGCAACGCACTTTCTCCTAACGTAAGCTCGCTTGCATGTTTCCCAAAGTATACTTGAGACGCTGCTTCTACTCCATAGGCACCTTCACCAAAATATACTTGATTTAAATAAGCTTGTAAAATTTCCTGTTTGGAAAACTTACGTTCAATGATAATAGCCCAAAAAGCTTCTTTTATTTTCCGTGTAAAAGTACGCTCCTGAGTTAAAAACATGTTTTTAGCTAGTTGTTGTGTTAACGTACTTCCCCCTTCTACTAAGCCACCTGACCGTAAATTAACCCAAACAGCACGGACAATACCGATAGGATCTATACCAATATGGTTAAAAAATCGACTATCTTCGTTAGCAACAATCGCTTGCTGCAGATAGGGAGATATATTATTTATTGAAACCACAATTCGATTTTCTTCAAACAATTTCGAAATAAGCTTTCCATTAGAATCAAAAACTTGGGTTGCTGCGACTAAATTTAAGTTTTCCAAAGAATCAATTTGTGGTGTAAAAAAAGCACATCCATTATTTGCAAATAGGCTTACAATCAATATAACGATAATACATAAACGCTGCATTTCACCACTCCCTTCTTAGCTTTAGTATTCCAAATCTAGGCGAAATTTACGCGCAGGAATATACCCTTACATGTCGAATATGCAATTTATATGATAAATTTCGATAAAATTTTAAGATATAATTTACAGAAAAAGATTTAGGGGGGATATTATGGTAAAAAGGTACAGTCTATTTAGTTTTTTTGGCCTTATTGTTATTATTTCATTCATTTGCTTCGTATCCACTCCTCTTTCACTTGCGATACCGGCCTTACAACAAACCTCTTCGCCGCCCCCCGCTTCAGAAATAAGCTCTTCACCAGATGTGTACTATATTACGGAAACCGCGAATATCGTACCAACTAACGAAAAACCTGAGTATGATATTTTTACGAATAAAGAGCGAGAAGAACGACAATTATCAACTGTCTTGCCAATAATCGAACCTTACTACGAAAGTAAAAGAGTATACTTAACTTTTGATGATGGCCCTGACCCTGAAAATACCCCCTTGGTTTTAGCCATTCTTAAGGAAAACAACATAAAAGCAACTTTTTTCCTAGTCGGAACAGAGATTGAAAAATATCCTGATATTGTAAAGCAAATCTTCATGGAAGGACATGCTATCGGCAATCACACTTATAACCACACTTACCGTGACTTATATCAATCGCCTACTACTTATATTGAACAACTAAATCGCAATGATACTATCATTAAGAATATCCTAACTGTACGTCCTCGTATTTCTCGAGCACCCGGAGGTTCCGCTGGGCATTTTACTAAGGAATACTGGAGTGCTCTAAAGATGCAAGGCTATATAGAAGTAGGATGGAACATTAGCTCGGGAGATGCTTCTGCCGCAAAAGCAAATGACATCCTCAATAATATAATGTATCAAACAACTAAAAACACTTTTTTATGGGATCATGCTATTGTGTTACTGCATGATGGGAGGGGACATGCTGAATCCGTCAAAGCATTACCTTCTGTTATTAAATTTTATAAAGAACAAGGTTTCCAGTTTCATGTTATAAACGCAAAGACACCGCCTGCTTGGTAAAGCACACGGTGTCTTTTTTATCCTAATAATTATAAACTATAATTAGGTGATTCTTTCGTAATACTGATATCATGAGGATGGCTTTCCTTTAGCCCAGCTCCTGTAATGCGAATAAACCGAGTATTGTTAATTAACTCCTCAATGGTGCGCACACCACAATATCCCATGCCAGCTCTAAGTCCACCCAACAATTGGAATGCCGTATCAGCCAATGTACCCTTATACGGTACGCGACCCTCGATGCCTTCTGGAACTAACTTATCCATGTTCTCTTGAAAATAACGATCTTTACTGCCTTGTGCCATAGCCCCTAAAGATCCCATGCCACGATAAACTTTATAGCTACGTCCTTGGTAAATAACAGTCTCACCAGGGCTTTCTTCTGTTCCAGCAAACAAATTACCAAGCATAACAACACTAGCACCAGCAGCAATCGCTTTCACAACATCTCCAGAATATTTAATACCACCATCCGCAATAATCGGAATGTTATGTTCCCTAGCAATTTTTGCACAATTATACACGGCAGTTATTTGGGGCACACCAATACCGGCAACAATTCGAGTGGTACATATAGAACCCGGTCCAATACCAACTTTTACAGCATCAACCCCTGCCTCGATCAAGTCACGTGTCGCTTCTGCAGTAGCCACATTACCGGCAATTAAATCTACTTCAGGATACATCGATTTAATCTTTTTAACAGCTTCTATTACACCTTGCGAATGCCCATGGGCAGTATCTACTACAATAACATCTACTTTCGCAGCAACAATAGCTTCTACCCGTTCTAACATATCAGCCCCAACACCAATGGCAGCACCTACTAATAGTCTGCCTCGTTTGTCTTTTGCCGAATTAGGATATTTTTGTGCCTTTTCAATATCCTTAATTGTAATCAAACCTTTTAAATTTCCTTCTGCATCTACTAATGGTAATTTCTCTATTCTATGTTTATGTAACAATGCTTTAGCGTCTTCTAAAGATGTTCCGACTGGAGCTGTAATAAGATGTTCAGTTGTCATACAATCATGCAATTTTCGAGTTAAGTCTGTTTCGAATCGCAAATCTCTATTTGTTAAAATACCAACTAATTTATCATTTTTGGTAACAGGAACACCTGATATGTGATATTTTTCCATTAAGTTTTGGGCATCTTGCAACGAATTCTCAGGGGATAAGAAAATAGGATCAACAATGATTCCATGTTCTGATCGCTTTACCTTGTCAATTTCACTTGCTTGCCTTTCTATTGGCATATTCTTATGAATGACACCAATGCCACCTTCACGGGCAATAGCAATCGCCATACGCGCTTCTGTTACCGTATCCATGCCAGCGCTAATTATCGGTAAATTCAACTTAATATTCTTAGTTAAATATGTAGTAACATCAACATCTTTTGGTAAAACATCTGATTTTGCTGGCACCAATAAAACATCATCGAACGTCAAACCTTCTTGCATAAACTTATTTTCAAACATATATATACTCCTTTCGCACAATTAGGACAAGTTATTTCAAATATAATAACATATTTAAACTTACCTAATCTACTCTTTTTTATGCAAAATTTAAATAATATTGGTAATTCTAATTCCGAAAAGTTATTAGATTTACAAAAATAAAACGAATGCCATAGAAAATAAAGAATCCTCATTGTATTTCAATGAGGATTCTTTATTACTTATTACAAAGTATATTACTTATCTGACATTAAAACTCCAGCTTTTGCTATATTGCTCTTGGCTGCGTCCCGAATAACAATTGTTACTGCATCAGCAGGACAATTAGCAGTTTCCGTAATTGCTTGTGTCACTTTTTTCGCCATTTCACGTTTTTGTTCAACGGTGCGTCCCTCTATCATATCAATTTGTACGATTGGCATAATCCATCCTCCTCATAAATTTTATATATTTCAATTCGCTATTGATCGCGAGATCCCTGCCATTTATTTCATTATTTTTAGTATTTAACCTTATTTTGATCTTTGTGCCGCTTATACCACCATAATCCTACGTATACACCAATTACCACTATGACTAATACAATTAGACGTGTCATGTTTTCCCCAGCAAAAACGATATCGTGCCCAATGAGAACTTTAATAATCACTGGCGGTAATTTACCGAAAATAGTTGCTAGCATGAAATCTTTAAAACTAATGCGACTTATCGCTGCAACAGCAGTAATAATCCCTGAGGGTGCTAAGGGGAGTAACCGAGCAATCAGCAAAGCCTTAAATCCGTTAGCAGCACTATAATCATCCACTTGTTTCAAATATTTGCTTTTTGTAATCCACCCCGCTATAATCTGCCTGAAAAAATAGCGTGCAAAAATAAACATAACGACTGCACCAATTACTTCTCCCGTCCATGAAATAACTACTCCCCAAAACAAGCCATAAATAATACCAGCTGCACCTGATAAAATCATAAAAGGAAATACAATTGTAAATGTCATAACAATAAATAAAATAATTGTTACAACAATTGACCATGCACCAAAACTTCGTAAATACTCTGCCAACGAAACAATGTCGCCATGTTTAAGAATACTATATGAATGTTGAAAAAAGTCTGGTTGCCAAAAATATGTTGCCCCAAGTAAAAAAATCAAAAACAGCCATCCGAAAAACCTAGCCATCCTAACCCTCCATGATACTAAACAATAAGTGTCTCCAATACTGTACTATACTAAAATTCTTAGTAAAAGGCAACCAGAAAGAGCCAGGTATCCGCCTACTTACCATTTATTTCACGCTGAAAAATATCACAATCGCCGCCTAACCAATTAACACAATCACTGCACCTTTGAACAAAATCGTCAGGAGATACATTTAGCAGCGAATATCCATACCCCATAGCGCTAATAATATGCTCAAACTCTTGACACTCAACGGCAATATCTCGCATTTTCTTTTCATCATAGATAGGTTTCATATTACCATCACCCCTATTATTAATGATTTATAATAGTGTGTGCTAATTATCAATATAATATTTTTTTTAAAAAGCTAAACTTAGGTATAAAGAGGCTACATATGTGGCACAATGATAATGTAAATTTTCTCCTCTCCCATAATTGGCGACCTCATGGTCGCCCCTTTTTATTTTTTCGTTTTGTTAATTGCTAAAAATTCCACCAAATTCTTGACCAAACCGCGTAATTAATGCCGGTCGTATATAATTAAAATCTTCAGACGTAGCCATTGTGCTTTCTGCAGCCTGTCTAGCCTCTAAGAAAACACCTATATCATTTATAATGTCCGCGATTTTTAAATCCGGTAAGCCATGCTGTCTAGTGCCAAAAAATTGTCCAGGGCCACGCATCTTTAAATCTTCTTCGGCCAGCACAAAACCATCATTCGTTTTCGTCATAATCCCAAGCCTTTCTTGTGTTTCCGAGTTTTTGTTATCAGAGAGCAAAATACAGTAAGATTGGTGCTCCCCCCTACCAATTCGTCCCCTGAGTTGATGTAGTTGAGCCAAGCCGAAACGTTCTGCATTCTCAATAGCCATAACTGTTGCATTTGGCACGTTGACTCCAACTTCAATCACCGTCGTAGCCACCAAGACTTTGATTTCACCACGATAAAACCCATCCATAACTAGCTCCTTATCTTTACCTTTCATCTTGCCGTGTACTAGGCCACAAGGTATACCATCTAATTCGGTTTGCATTAATTCTTCATATAACTCTACTGCAGACTGGGCATTAATTTTTTCTGATTCTTCGACTAGAGGACAAACTACATAAGCCTGACGCCCATTCTTAACTTCATTCTTAATAAACTCATAGACTAACCGTCTACGATCTGATCCTCTTACAAATGTTTTTATTTGTTTACGCCCAGGTGGTAATTCTCTAATCGCAGAAACGTCGAGATCTCCATATACGGTTAAAGCCATCGTCCGCGGTATGGGTGTAGCTGTCATCACCAACACATCTGGCGAATTACCCTTTCCCTGTAACTGAGCTCGTTGACGAACGCCAAAGCGATGTTGTTCATCTGTAACCACTAGCCCTAGACATTGAAACTCAACTGCTTCTTGAATCAAGGCATGGGTACCTACTACTACGTGTGTTAAACCGCACTGAATCTCTTGTAAGGCTTGCTCACGGACACGCCGTGATAGTTTACCTGTAAGTATTCTTACCTTAATTCCTAATGGCACAAATATACTTGATAATGTGTGATAATGTTGCTCTGCTAGTATTTCTGTAGGAACCATCATAGCTCCTTGATAACCATTTTCAACTGTTTTAGCTAACGCCAAAGCAGCAATGACTGTTTTGCCGGAGCCTACATCACCTTGTAATAAGCGTTGCATGGGTTTCATATCTTCCATATCGAGCTTAATCTCTAACAATACCTTCTTTTGGTCATTAGTAAGGGTAAATGGTAATTGGCCTTTCACTTGTGTAGAAACACTACTGTCAGGTCCATGTTTTATGCCAACAGTGTTACTTCTATTTTTCTTTTTGATATATAGCAAACCACACTGTAACAAATATAATTCCTCAAAGACCAGCCTTCTTCTCGCACACTGAAGCATTTCCATACTTTGAGGAAAATGAATGTTTTCAAAAGCTTTTTTACGGTCTAGCAAAGAAAATTGAGTCAAAATCGTAGAAGGTAATATTTCATCAATATCACAATAACCATGAAGTACCTGTTTAATGATCGTTCTTAAAAAGCGCTGATTAATACTTTCACTAGCGGCATACACTGGTACAATTTTTCCAGTATCAAACTCTTCAGCCTCTGTAATGATCTCAATTTCCGGGTTTTGAACTTCCACTTGATATGTTTTTTTTACCTTACCTGTTATGAGAAGTTCTACACCAGGCTTATATATTTTCTTCATATGGGGCTGATTAAACCATACTAACTGAGCTACTCCGGATGAATCATTTACTGCAATTTTGGTGATATGTAAGCCAGGACGAGGTTTACTCTCCATACACCCGATAACCCCAGCCCTAAACGTCTCTACTTGTCCATCCGTTACATTTCTTATCATAGTAATTTGGCTACGATCATCGTAACGATGAGGGAAATGTTCAAACAGATGACCAACTGTAAACAATCCCAATTTAGCCAAAGAATTTGCTTTTATCGGACCTACACCCTTAATATATTGAATTGGATCTCTCCAGCAATTCCCCAAAATAACCACCCTCGTAAAATAACCATTTCGATTATTACATTTTCTCTACACTACAAAAGAATTTATCACCTATATATTAAGAAAATAGGCAAATTTGTTTGCCTATTTTTTCAAGCATAATTCATTTAATTCCTTTAGCAATGCCTCAACATCAATATCATGCATCTTAGCTCCATTTTCAATTGTCTCAGTTGCTGCTCCCATGCATCCAATACATCCCATACCATGTTTAGCAAAAACCTCACGTACCAAGGGATGAGATCGAAGAAGCTCAATGATTGACGTTTGTCTAGTAATCACGATATATACCTCCCATCTCTTATCTATTATTATTATATCTTATTTCAATATTTATGTTAAATCTCCTGCTATATAGGTCAGATAAAGAATTATCCTTAAGTCCTTGCATTTAGTAAGCAATTTGTGCTAAAATACTAATGTTATTGTAATAAGGATATCTTGTCCTTCATCAAAGGAGGTGGAATACATGGCAAATCTTTGTGAAATCTGCAGTAAAAGCCTAACTAGCGGCTCTAATGTCAGCCACTCTCACTTAAAAACTAAACGCACTTGGAAACCCAACATCCAACGGGTTAAAGCGGTTGTTAACGGTGAAACAAAACGAATTAATACTTGCACTCGTTGCTTACGTTCTGGAAAAGTTCAGCGTGCTATCTAATTTTATTTAAAAATCATTATAGATTATAATTAGGGCAAAAAGAAAAGACTGGGAGATTCCCAGTCTTTTCTTTTTGCTATTCTCCTTTAATTAGGGTTAAAACTAACTCAAGATCGTCTTTGTTAAATTGATATTTTTCACTGCAAAAAGGGCAACACACTTCTGCATGTCCATCGGTAACAAGAATATCGTTAATTTCCATTTCACCAAGACTAACAAGCACTTTCTGTACGCGTTCATAAGAACAATGACATTCAAATTGCAAGGGAATTTCATCATACATACTAACTGGTAAGCCTGCAAAGATTCTATTGATAATACCTGCAGCATCAATGCCCTCACTTACCAATTGAGAAACTGGCGGTAGTGCTGCTATATTCTTCTCGATTTGGCTTAAAACTTCATCATCTGCATTAGGTAACGCTTGCACCATAAATCCGCCTGCCGCTGTTACCGTTAAATCTGGTTGAACTAAAACACCTAAAGCTACCGTTGAAGGTGTTTGCTCTGAGACTAATAAATAATTAGTGATATCCTCCGCTATTTCACCACTAACTAAATCTGCATTGCCAGTAAAAGGCTGTTTTAAGCCTGTAAATCGTGTAACAGAAATTTGCCCATTACCAACGCCTGCCCCAACGTCAAGTTTATTACCACGTAAAGGCAACTCAACATGCGGGTTTCTTACATAACCACGTACACTTCCACTAGCATGAGCATCCGTGACAATTTCACCAAGCGGTCCATCTCCAGAAATACGAATTGTAATACTTTCATCGGTTTTAAGATTGACAGCTAACAATAATGCTCCAGTCATAGTACGCCCTAGGGCTGCCGCAGCGACTGGATAACAATCATGGCGCTTTCTAGCCTCTTCAACTAATGTAGTAGTTACTGCGGCAAAAGCGCGCACCCCACCAACTGTAGTCGCTCTTATAATATGATCGCCCATGATTCCCCTCCTATAACAATTCTGAGATTACTACTTGTCCTGTGATAACGTCTATTACTTCAACAACACGATCCCTAAGCCTAGCAAATGTAGCAAGTCCATCAAGTCTCTTGGACATAGCTGGGGAACCTGGATTCAAATAGACAATACCATTATGCTTCTCTAATGAAGCCACATGGGTGTGTCCAGTAATAAATAGATCTGCTTTAAACTTACCTGCCATTTCCCTCTTCGTCTCTTCCGTAAAGTTATGTCCGTGATTTGCTACGATACGCAATCCATCAACCATAATATATGCATATGGCGATTGAATAGGCATAGTTAGAACCATGCTATCCACATCCGCATCACAATTGCCACAAGCAGTTATAATTGGGACTGGAGAATTATTTAACAATTCAGCTAGCCGTTTAGGATCATATTCTTTGGGAATATCATTGCGAGGACCATGATATAGTATATCTCCAGCATGAATAATAAAATCACATTCGAAAAAATATTTGTTATATATTTTTTCCCAAGTATTCGCACAACCATGGGTATCACTAATAATCCCAATATTCATTTAATCACCCACTATTCCATTGGAAATATTTTACTATTTCAGATTTGTTTTAATAAGTTAGCCATTTCAATTGCTGTTACTGCAGATTCAAAACCTTTATTTCCAGCTTTTGTACCAGCGCGTTCGATAGCCTGTTCAATACTTTCCGTAGTAAGTACACCAAAGATAGTAGGAACTCCTGTAGCCATGCCGACGTGAGCAACTCCTTTGGATACTTCCGAGCAAACATAATCATAGTGAGAAGTGCTACCTCGAATGACTGTACCTAAGCAAATTACGGCATCATACTTTTTACTGACGGCCATTTTTTGAGCTACTAGGGGTATTTCAAAGGCCCCTGGAACCCAAAGTACTTCTATATCTTCCTCCTTCACACCGTGTCTTTTAAGGCCATCCAATGCACCATCTAGCAATTTTGAATTGATAAATTCATTAAACCTTGCAACTACGACACCAATTTTCAGTCCTTCTGCTACTAATTGTCCTTCTATAACTCTTATCATTTTTTTATTCCTCCCCATATTGTTTTAGCATATGTCCTAGTTTAGACTTTTTAACGGATAAATAACGCTGGTTAAATTTATTAGCTTTCATTTCTACTGGCATTCTTTCAGTAATAGTCAGGCCATATCCCTCTAATCCAGCCCTTTTTCTAGGGTTATTCGTTAATAAGCGAATGCTTGATAGACCTAGATCTACAAGTATCTGAGCACCAATACCATAATCTCTTAAATCTGGTGCAAAACCTAAAATCTCGTTTGCCTCTACAGTATCTTTCCCCTGATCTTGCAATGCATAGGCACGAATTTTATTGGCAAGACCGATGCCACGGCCTTCCTGCCGCATATACACTAATACTCCTGCTTCTTCTTGGCTGATGCGTTTTAAAGCACTTTCCAATTGTTCCCCACAATCACAACGTAATGATCCCAAGGCATCGCCTGTTAAGCATTCAGAATGTATGCGTACCATTACA from Pelosinus sp. IPA-1 carries:
- the rpmB gene encoding 50S ribosomal protein L28, producing the protein MANLCEICSKSLTSGSNVSHSHLKTKRTWKPNIQRVKAVVNGETKRINTCTRCLRSGKVQRAI
- a CDS encoding PBP1A family penicillin-binding protein, which gives rise to MQRLCIIVILIVSLFANNGCAFFTPQIDSLENLNLVAATQVFDSNGKLISKLFEENRIVVSINNISPYLQQAIVANEDSRFFNHIGIDPIGIVRAVWVNLRSGGLVEGGSTLTQQLAKNMFLTQERTFTRKIKEAFWAIIIERKFSKQEILQAYLNQVYFGEGAYGVEAASQVYFGKHASELTLGESALLAGLPRGPNLYSPYIDNQAALERRKTVLAGMVKEGYVTQKQAEEAQRQSIVLIGKKKRVVQASYFLDYVANELVGRYGANRVYKGGLKVYTTLDSVVQQGAEAVLGQYQGGVLALDPRTGYIKAMVGGRSYEESQLNRTMVEVRQPGSAFKPFVYAVALSQGLTANSVIIDQPININGYAPQNYDKKFHGPITLKKAIRLSVNVASVKLGQQVGIDKVLDLAKNMGITTLVPQDNNLATALGGLTQGVNLFEMATAYTAFANGGIVSRPISILKVLDENDQLLEEAHITQQSVLSSEVAYILTNMLQSVIEDGTGTPANIGRMAAGKTGTTDNYETAWFMGYTPELLVGIYVGNDNRTPVGISGTQVAGLWGKMMTQVVSGTKPTTFTIPPNVVTNIPICTDSGKRATPGCLEIEYSAFVKGTEPIVIDTQIRPKNQPKEKAEPSDNEKEKTPWWKLPLPRLPSM
- the ribE gene encoding 6,7-dimethyl-8-ribityllumazine synthase, with the translated sequence MIRVIEGQLVAEGLKIGVVVARFNEFINSKLLDGALDGLKRHGVKEEDIEVLWVPGAFEIPLVAQKMAVSKKYDAVICLGTVIRGSTSHYDYVCSEVSKGVAHVGMATGVPTIFGVLTTESIEQAIERAGTKAGNKGFESAVTAIEMANLLKQI
- a CDS encoding 2-hydroxymuconate tautomerase, coding for MPIVQIDMIEGRTVEQKREMAKKVTQAITETANCPADAVTIVIRDAAKSNIAKAGVLMSDK
- the hslO gene encoding Hsp33 family molecular chaperone HslO codes for the protein MGDHIIRATTVGGVRAFAAVTTTLVEEARKRHDCYPVAAAALGRTMTGALLLAVNLKTDESITIRISGDGPLGEIVTDAHASGSVRGYVRNPHVELPLRGNKLDVGAGVGNGQISVTRFTGLKQPFTGNADLVSGEIAEDITNYLLVSEQTPSTVALGVLVQPDLTVTAAGGFMVQALPNADDEVLSQIEKNIAALPPVSQLVSEGIDAAGIINRIFAGLPVSMYDEIPLQFECHCSYERVQKVLVSLGEMEINDILVTDGHAEVCCPFCSEKYQFNKDDLELVLTLIKGE
- a CDS encoding TVP38/TMEM64 family protein, coding for MARFFGWLFLIFLLGATYFWQPDFFQHSYSILKHGDIVSLAEYLRSFGAWSIVVTIILFIVMTFTIVFPFMILSGAAGIIYGLFWGVVISWTGEVIGAVVMFIFARYFFRQIIAGWITKSKYLKQVDDYSAANGFKALLIARLLPLAPSGIITAVAAISRISFKDFMLATIFGKLPPVIIKVLIGHDIVFAGENMTRLIVLVIVVIGVYVGLWWYKRHKDQNKVKY
- a CDS encoding polysaccharide deacetylase family protein, whose amino-acid sequence is MVKRYSLFSFFGLIVIISFICFVSTPLSLAIPALQQTSSPPPASEISSSPDVYYITETANIVPTNEKPEYDIFTNKEREERQLSTVLPIIEPYYESKRVYLTFDDGPDPENTPLVLAILKENNIKATFFLVGTEIEKYPDIVKQIFMEGHAIGNHTYNHTYRDLYQSPTTYIEQLNRNDTIIKNILTVRPRISRAPGGSAGHFTKEYWSALKMQGYIEVGWNISSGDASAAKANDILNNIMYQTTKNTFLWDHAIVLLHDGRGHAESVKALPSVIKFYKEQGFQFHVINAKTPPAW
- the guaB gene encoding IMP dehydrogenase; this translates as MFENKFMQEGLTFDDVLLVPAKSDVLPKDVDVTTYLTKNIKLNLPIISAGMDTVTEARMAIAIAREGGIGVIHKNMPIERQASEIDKVKRSEHGIIVDPIFLSPENSLQDAQNLMEKYHISGVPVTKNDKLVGILTNRDLRFETDLTRKLHDCMTTEHLITAPVGTSLEDAKALLHKHRIEKLPLVDAEGNLKGLITIKDIEKAQKYPNSAKDKRGRLLVGAAIGVGADMLERVEAIVAAKVDVIVVDTAHGHSQGVIEAVKKIKSMYPEVDLIAGNVATAEATRDLIEAGVDAVKVGIGPGSICTTRIVAGIGVPQITAVYNCAKIAREHNIPIIADGGIKYSGDVVKAIAAGASVVMLGNLFAGTEESPGETVIYQGRSYKVYRGMGSLGAMAQGSKDRYFQENMDKLVPEGIEGRVPYKGTLADTAFQLLGGLRAGMGYCGVRTIEELINNTRFIRITGAGLKESHPHDISITKESPNYSL
- the recG gene encoding ATP-dependent DNA helicase RecG; amino-acid sequence: MGNCWRDPIQYIKGVGPIKANSLAKLGLFTVGHLFEHFPHRYDDRSQITMIRNVTDGQVETFRAGVIGCMESKPRPGLHITKIAVNDSSGVAQLVWFNQPHMKKIYKPGVELLITGKVKKTYQVEVQNPEIEIITEAEEFDTGKIVPVYAASESINQRFLRTIIKQVLHGYCDIDEILPSTILTQFSLLDRKKAFENIHFPQSMEMLQCARRRLVFEELYLLQCGLLYIKKKNRSNTVGIKHGPDSSVSTQVKGQLPFTLTNDQKKVLLEIKLDMEDMKPMQRLLQGDVGSGKTVIAALALAKTVENGYQGAMMVPTEILAEQHYHTLSSIFVPLGIKVRILTGKLSRRVREQALQEIQCGLTHVVVGTHALIQEAVEFQCLGLVVTDEQHRFGVRQRAQLQGKGNSPDVLVMTATPIPRTMALTVYGDLDVSAIRELPPGRKQIKTFVRGSDRRRLVYEFIKNEVKNGRQAYVVCPLVEESEKINAQSAVELYEELMQTELDGIPCGLVHGKMKGKDKELVMDGFYRGEIKVLVATTVIEVGVNVPNATVMAIENAERFGLAQLHQLRGRIGRGEHQSYCILLSDNKNSETQERLGIMTKTNDGFVLAEEDLKMRGPGQFFGTRQHGLPDLKIADIINDIGVFLEARQAAESTMATSEDFNYIRPALITRFGQEFGGIFSN
- a CDS encoding DUF1858 domain-containing protein yields the protein MITRQTSIIELLRSHPLVREVFAKHGMGCIGCMGAATETIENGAKMHDIDVEALLKELNELCLKK
- the yfcE gene encoding phosphodiesterase, translated to MNIGIISDTHGCANTWEKIYNKYFFECDFIIHAGDILYHGPRNDIPKEYDPKRLAELLNNSPVPIITACGNCDADVDSMVLTMPIQSPYAYIMVDGLRIVANHGHNFTEETKREMAGKFKADLFITGHTHVASLEKHNGIVYLNPGSPAMSKRLDGLATFARLRDRVVEVIDVITGQVVISELL